The stretch of DNA GTGCCGATTGCTTCATTGACCTGAGCGGCGTTGGCGTTCATTCCCAAAGCCCTGAGTCCCTCGATCAAATCAGCATGACCTTGGACAGGTACAACCTTACTGGCGCTCTTCTTCGCTGACGGCTTGCGATTGATCGGCTTCGCATAGAAGAGAATCGGCTTGCCATCGATCCCGCAGTTGCGGCGGCGCACTTCGAGGCAGACTTTCTGCATCTCTTGGTTGTAAAATGGACGGCGAGTGGACACGTCATACACGGGATATGGAAAGGTCGTGCCGATCAGTTGATAGAACCGACTGCGACCGAGGCCACACATGCGAGCCATTTCTGCCACCGTTACGGCGACTTTCGGTGTTTCACTCATCGGACAGCCTTTCGACACGTTTTAGACGTGATTTGGACGCAAAATGGGCATGTTTTGGGGACGATCAGAAGCCAGATTTCAGGCTGGAAGCGTGCTGATGCCCCAGCGTGGTCAGTTGGCGACGACCTTGGTCATCCTTAATGACCAGCCCCGCACGAATCAGAAACGGTTCCGTCACTTGGCTGATGGTTCGGCTTGGCAAACCCAGCAGCGACGAAATCACGTTCAGCCGCTTCGGCCCATCGGCAAGGATGGCGATGTACTTCTGCTCGATGGGGCCAAGTCCAAGACCATCGACGTTTTCGAGTTGGCAGGCACGGCTCAGGTGTTCTTGCGTGATCGCCGCTTCGCCCAAACTTCGGCAGACCCGATAACAGGCTTGCAGCAGACGAAGAGCGAGCCGTGGTGTGCCTCTTGCTCGTTGTGCGATGAGCGGCAGCACCGCTTCATCGATCTCCCATCGCAGGCATTTCGTTCGGTGCTTCAAGACCGTGGTCAGTTCATCAACGCTGTAGAACTCGAATCGAAGGACCAAACGCATCCGGTCTCGCAATGGTTGCAGCAGGCAGTATTCATCCGTGGTGCTGAGCAAGAGCGTGAAGTCGTTCAGCGGCAAGCTCTGCACATTCTTGCCACCGGGTAGCAGCAACTTCTTTTGATCG from Planctopirus ephydatiae encodes:
- a CDS encoding helix-turn-helix transcriptional regulator, with the protein product MSETPKVAVTVAEMARMCGLGRSRFYQLIGTTFPYPVYDVSTRRPFYNQEMQKVCLEVRRRNCGIDGKPILFYAKPINRKPSAKKSASKVVPVQGHADLIEGLRALGMNANAAQVNEAIGTLFPNGLNGVDSSSILRLVFIHLQAKDNRK
- a CDS encoding Holliday junction DNA helicase RuvB C-terminal domain-containing protein, translated to MPSLLSDSSQSVELYLSKENSPSKEAAMNHEVNDIKPSSLSHIVGQRSVVEQVRVALDACFQDNRRMDHCLMVGPPGLGKSVTASIVAQEMATDFHEVLGQSIAAPADLNALLLLAKEKSVIHIDEAHELKKEYQTCLYLALDQKKLLLPGGKNVQSLPLNDFTLLLSTTDEYCLLQPLRDRMRLVLRFEFYSVDELTTVLKHRTKCLRWEIDEAVLPLIAQRARGTPRLALRLLQACYRVCRSLGEAAITQEHLSRACQLENVDGLGLGPIEQKYIAILADGPKRLNVISSLLGLPSRTISQVTEPFLIRAGLVIKDDQGRRQLTTLGHQHASSLKSGF